The Arcobacter sp. CECT 8983 nucleotide sequence CAACAACCACAGCAGATATCACAAAAAAAGATATCACTGCAAATTATACAGCTAATAATAAAGTTTATGATGGAACAACAGATGCCATTGTAAATGGAACATTGGCTGGTATCATCTCAGGAGATACGGTAACTGTATCAAATACATCTGCTAATTTTACAGATAAAAATGCAGGTGAAAATAAAACTGTCAATATAGCAGGGATATCTATAAGTGGAACAGACTCT carries:
- a CDS encoding YDG domain-containing protein translates to AIVNGTLAGIISGDTVTVSNTSANFTDKNAGENKTVNIAGISISGTDSGNYTISSDTTTTADITKKDITANYTANNKVYDGTTDAIVNGTLAGIISGDTVTVSNTSANFTDKNAGENKTVNIAGISISGTDS